One genomic segment of Bombina bombina isolate aBomBom1 chromosome 4, aBomBom1.pri, whole genome shotgun sequence includes these proteins:
- the LOC128658109 gene encoding tigger transposable element-derived protein 1-like has protein sequence MADKKKCRKSITLDMKLKIIRLYDEGVIQAEIGRKLGFTRTTINTVMKNREKIVAEVKSATPVNTTTIQKRDSIVADMERLLILWIENQTTRHVPVNQAIIQSKALSLFNDLKAKKGEAAKDAEFVASRGWFDRFKKRSNLHNIKVQGEAAAADTEAAESYPSEFAKIIEDGGYSMDQIFNVDETGLFWKKMPARTFIARQEKSMPGYKPAKDRITLLLGGNASGTLKLKPLFIYRFQNPRALKNYVKTRLPVHWRANKKAWILLLVDNAPGHPRTLDKLNPNIRVEFLPPNTTSLLQPMDQCVIAAFKLNYLKRTFSKCIAAIDKEEGAGQEVLSKFWKSYNILDCIKTVRDAWNDIKDTTMKRAWKKLCPQLADDSEGVDDSVANVTENIVEMARHDMALFEKHDRDFERSFTVNGNISGAYSCYKEIYREKKRTTLQTSIETYFSKSPSARRSSSSTDSHLDTRSSTDSPFPALASPPSPAPSLIATCSTPNSQARKRLAFEELTCETEDTSTTVGDPLKVIESAQLQSLASLGSDLTQLGAFSVAALFAAWLQVARGTAEWSMVGTPCRAFDCLTPATYRKRAVKSGIG, from the exons ATGGCAGATAAAAAGAAATGCCGTAAATCTATTACCTTGGATATGAAGCttaaaattattagattgtatGATGAAGGTGTAATTCAAGCTGAAATAGGCCGAAAGCTAGGCTTCACTAGGACCACAATTAACACAGTCATGAAGAACAGAGAAAAAATTGTTGCAGAAGTTAAAAGTGCTACACCTGTTAACACCACAACAATTCAAAAAAGGGATAGCATTGTTGCAGACATGGAGAGACTCCTAATACTTTGGATAGAAAATCAGACAACACGCCATGTTCCTGTAAACCAGGCAATTATACAAAGTAAAGCCTTAAGCTTATTCAATGACCTGAAGGCTAAGAAAGGTGAAGCAGCAAAGGATGCTGAATTTGTTGCAAGCCGTGGATGGTTTGATAGGTTTAAGAAGAGGTCTAATCTACATAACATCAAAGTACAAGGAGAGGCAGCTGCTGCAGATACTGAGGCTGCAGAAAGCTATCCAAGTGAATTTGCAAAAATTATTGAAGATGGAGGCTACTCCATGGATCAAATTTTTAATGTGGATGAGACTGGTCTATTCTGGAAGAAGATGCCTGCAAGAACCTTCATTGCAAGACAGGAAAAATCAATGCCAGGCTACAAGCCAGCTAAAGATAGAATAACCCTTCTGTTAGGTGGCAATGCTTCTGGTACCTTAAAGCTAAAGCCTTTGTTTATTTACCGTTTTCAAAATCCAAGAGCTTTGAAGAACTACGTTAAAACTAGACTTCCAGTGCATTGGagggcaaataaaaaagcatgg atTTTGCTGCTTGTTGATAATGCTCCTGGACACCCTCGAACGCTAGATAAGCTCAACCCTAACATTAGAGTGGAATTCCTACCACCAAATACCACCTCATTACTGCAGCCCATGGATCAATGTGTCATAGCTGCCTTCAAGTTAAACTACTTAAAAAGAACATTCAGTAAGTGTATTGCAGCAATAGACAAAGAAGAAGGTGCAGGGCAAGAAGTCCTATCGAAATTCTGGAAAAGCTACAACATCTTGGATTGCATTAAAACTGTAAGAGATGCTTGGAATGACATAAAGGATACCACAATGAAAAGGGCCTGGAAAAAGTTATGCCCACAGTTAGCTGATGATTCTGAAGGCGTTGATGATTCTGTAGCTAATGTTACTGAAAATATTGTAGAGATGGCAAGGCA CGACATGGCTCTTTTTGAAAAGCATGATAGGGACTTTGAAAGAAGCTTCACAGTCAATGGTAACATTTCAGGGGCTTATTCCTGTTACAAAGAAATCTACAGAGAAAAGAAGAGAACTACACTTCAAACCTCCATAGAGACTTACTTTTCTAAAAGTCCATCAGCACGCAGATCATCATCATCGACAGACAGTCATTTGGATACCAGATCATCAACTGACAGTCCATTTCCAGCTCTGGCATCACCACCCAGTCCTGCTCCTTCTCTTATTGCTACTTGTAGTACACCCAATTCGCAAGCAAGAAAGCGTCTCGCCTTTGAAGAGTTGACTTGTGAAACAGAAGACACCA gcACCACTGTCGGAGATCCACTTAAAGTTATTGAAAGCGCACAGCTACAGTCACTGGCCTCACTAGGATCTGATCTTACACAGCTTGGTGCTTTCTCTGTCGCAGCTTTGTTCGCGGCCTGGCTGCAGGTGGCTAGAGGTACAGCGGAGTGGAGTATGGTCGGAACACCTTGCCGAGCTTTTGATTGCCTCACCCCAGCTACATATCGTAAACGAGCCGTTAAATCTGGAATTGGGTGA